Proteins encoded in a region of the Photobacterium profundum SS9 genome:
- the pseI gene encoding pseudaminic acid synthase, protein MSFITIDGRKIGPEHPPYIIAELSANHNGDINRAFKIMEEAKKAGADAIKLQTYTHETITIDCDSEDFQIHGGLWDGQTLYELYKGAHMPWEWHQTLFEKAKELDITIFSSPFDFTAVDLLEELNAPAYKIASFELVDLPLIARVAKTGKPMIMSTGMANKEEIAEAIKTAQENGCKELVVLHCVSGYPAPADQYNLRTISDIASRFNVLSGLSDHTIDNATAVASVALGACLIEKHVTLDRSGGGADDSFSLEPIELAQLCKDAKTAWQSLGKVNYERTEAEKGNVKFRRSLYVVKDIAEGEEFTSENVKSIRPGFGLPPKNLINILGKRANMKIKFGTPLSEKLLK, encoded by the coding sequence CCCTGAACATCCCCCCTATATTATTGCTGAACTATCTGCTAATCATAATGGCGATATTAACCGTGCATTTAAGATCATGGAAGAAGCCAAAAAGGCGGGTGCTGATGCGATAAAGCTTCAGACCTATACACATGAAACCATTACAATCGATTGTGATAGTGAAGACTTTCAAATTCACGGTGGCTTATGGGATGGGCAAACACTTTATGAGCTCTATAAAGGCGCTCATATGCCATGGGAGTGGCATCAAACTTTGTTTGAAAAAGCCAAAGAGTTAGATATTACCATCTTTAGCTCCCCGTTTGATTTTACGGCGGTGGACTTGCTTGAAGAGTTAAATGCGCCGGCTTACAAAATAGCCTCTTTTGAACTGGTCGATTTACCGTTGATCGCACGCGTGGCAAAAACCGGTAAGCCGATGATCATGTCAACCGGCATGGCGAATAAAGAAGAAATTGCTGAAGCGATTAAAACTGCGCAAGAAAATGGTTGTAAAGAGTTAGTTGTTTTACATTGTGTCAGTGGTTATCCGGCACCAGCTGACCAGTATAACCTTCGCACCATTTCAGACATAGCTTCACGCTTTAATGTGCTATCGGGCTTATCTGACCATACCATTGATAATGCGACAGCAGTTGCTTCTGTTGCGTTGGGTGCGTGTTTGATAGAGAAACACGTTACATTAGACAGAAGCGGTGGCGGGGCTGACGATAGTTTTTCATTAGAGCCGATAGAGCTAGCTCAGTTATGTAAAGATGCAAAAACAGCGTGGCAGTCGTTAGGTAAAGTGAATTACGAACGTACAGAAGCAGAGAAAGGTAATGTAAAGTTCCGTCGTTCACTGTATGTGGTCAAAGATATCGCTGAAGGCGAAGAATTTACAAGTGAAAATGTTAAAAGTATACGGCCTGGTTTTGGTTTACCTCCCAAGAATTTAATTAATATTCTTGGAAAGAGGGCTAATATGAAAATAAAATTTGGAACTCCCCTCTCAGAAAAATTATTAAAATAA
- a CDS encoding polysaccharide pyruvyl transferase family protein codes for MIFTRKYPYIKWFLNRKKIDIDVKTAIKKISKEQSKINKEQSKINEEQIKLLKEIRNECSARKEKEKIKDRQITQLTKNFLDIKRKLINSNIINGRVKNLIVTTYPEHASKNVGDAMITEAYIKLIYKYNNNFKYEKVFREEELENIEMGTIENILLPGFSVVPNTYDENYKLFSDGEKINSYNFQPFGCSYQDIRHDEHAFKGDNYDQKSIQFFKNIAEKNGPIPCRDQLITSMLESVGIPAYYCGDLVLFDPEVINIPFKPNYSIKKVAFTVQHNRKYINQSLDLLEKVHAYFGKDIELTVTFHSNENEVTDTVKKKATELGIPCKLLAGDSINLSFYDEFDFHIGYRLHGHISFLRRRKPSILIMEDTRAFGFGNTKGTDVGCFYGSKDGEPDKSVPQDVINYIEEHNKNGFIVFREVFNWIDTTYIRTVEPYFKALAKRV; via the coding sequence ATGATTTTTACAAGAAAGTACCCATATATTAAATGGTTTTTAAATAGAAAAAAAATAGATATTGATGTTAAAACTGCAATAAAAAAAATATCAAAAGAACAAAGTAAGATAAATAAAGAACAAAGTAAGATAAATGAAGAACAAATAAAATTACTCAAAGAAATAAGGAATGAATGCTCTGCGAGAAAGGAAAAAGAAAAAATAAAAGATAGGCAGATCACTCAGTTAACAAAAAACTTTTTAGATATAAAACGAAAGTTAATTAACTCAAATATAATAAATGGTAGAGTCAAAAACTTAATAGTTACAACCTATCCAGAACATGCCAGTAAAAATGTTGGCGATGCTATGATTACAGAGGCATATATTAAACTTATTTATAAGTATAATAATAATTTCAAATATGAAAAAGTTTTCAGAGAAGAGGAACTTGAAAATATTGAAATGGGAACGATAGAAAATATTTTATTACCTGGATTTTCTGTTGTCCCTAATACTTATGATGAAAATTACAAGTTATTTTCTGATGGGGAAAAAATTAACAGCTATAATTTTCAACCATTTGGCTGCTCATATCAAGATATTAGACATGACGAGCATGCATTTAAAGGAGATAATTATGATCAGAAATCGATTCAGTTTTTTAAGAATATTGCAGAAAAAAATGGACCAATTCCATGTCGTGATCAATTAATTACTTCAATGTTAGAAAGTGTTGGAATACCAGCATATTACTGTGGTGATTTAGTATTATTTGATCCTGAAGTCATTAATATCCCATTCAAGCCTAATTACAGTATTAAAAAAGTTGCATTTACAGTTCAGCATAATAGAAAATATATAAATCAGTCATTAGATTTACTTGAAAAGGTTCATGCGTACTTTGGTAAGGATATTGAACTTACTGTGACTTTTCATAGTAATGAAAATGAAGTAACTGATACTGTTAAGAAGAAAGCAACGGAATTAGGCATACCTTGTAAATTACTAGCTGGTGATTCAATTAATTTATCATTTTATGATGAATTTGATTTTCATATTGGTTATCGATTGCACGGACATATTTCATTTTTAAGAAGAAGAAAGCCATCAATATTAATTATGGAAGATACAAGAGCATTTGGCTTTGGTAATACCAAAGGAACTGATGTTGGATGCTTTTATGGAAGTAAAGATGGTGAACCTGATAAATCAGTGCCTCAGGATGTGATAAATTATATCGAAGAACATAATAAAAATGGTTTCATAGTGTTCAGAGAAGTATTTAATTGGATTGATACTACTTATATAAGAACGGTAGAACCATATTTTAAGGCATTAGCAAAACGAGTGTGA